CCCGAAACGCAGGCCTTGAGTGTCGGACCACACGCTGCGCCGGGGCGTAAGGATGGCCCAGGGCGTCTGGCCGAACCGGCGGGCGAAGAACGGCGCCACGTCCTCCACGATATGGTGCTCAGGCTCGTACCAGGCCAGGTAGACCTGATTCAGGCTGTTCTGCTCATCGCTCCGGCCATCGTTCTGGCCATCGCCCTGCCCCCTGCCCTGAACCACTTGGCGGAAGCGCGTGAAGCCCTGCATGCGGTGCATATCCCGGAACACAGCCCTGGCCATGTCGCGGGCCAGGCGCATCACTGGATCCGACAGGTCGAGAAGCAGGCCGGGTTGGTCGCGGGTAATGCGCCACAGCAGCCCATACAGCAGGCCGAAGCGGCGCGGATCGCTGTGCAGGATGGTCAGCCGGGCGAGATCGAGAAAGGCCCGTGGAACGCGAATCTCCTTGTGACCAGGCCTGGGCTTGGGCGGAGCCGGCTGTTCCGTGGACAGCAGACCCTGCTCCGGTTCGCCCAGGCCCCACTCGACGAAGTCCGGCGGAATGGCCGCGGCCCGCAGGGATCGGGCATGGGCGCGCCAGCCCTCGAAATCGGTCTCATGGGCCAGGATGATGCTACGCATACTCGCTCCTCTCCGACTGGTCGAACAAGGACAGCTGCACCGGCGGGGGCAGGAAGCGCCGGCGCAGGCCTGGATCATCCAGGTCACGCGGAAGATGGTCAGCCAGGCAGACGAACGGCAGCACACGGCTCAGGGGCACACGCAGGCGGGACATGTCGCTGCTGCGCAAGCTGCGTTGGCGGCGCGCATCCAGGATGCGCTCCACGCTACGCACGCCCAGACC
This sequence is a window from Desulfocurvibacter africanus subsp. africanus DSM 2603. Protein-coding genes within it:
- a CDS encoding TIGR03915 family putative DNA repair protein produces the protein MRSIILAHETDFEGWRAHARSLRAAAIPPDFVEWGLGEPEQGLLSTEQPAPPKPRPGHKEIRVPRAFLDLARLTILHSDPRRFGLLYGLLWRITRDQPGLLLDLSDPVMRLARDMARAVFRDMHRMQGFTRFRQVVQGRGQGDGQNDGRSDEQNSLNQVYLAWYEPEHHIVEDVAPFFARRFGQTPWAILTPRRSVWSDTQGLRFGPGTCKPPETPDGLEDLWRAYYSAAFIPARSNPELLGSLMPAKYRRNLPEAREIPRLLDQAKKMGA